One region of Actinomycetota bacterium genomic DNA includes:
- a CDS encoding phosphatidylinositol mannoside acyltransferase — translation MIAGDQFRDRATEEAFRLAWFASRHLPESGVRAAFKMAADQTYRRNGLGVQRLRMNLGRVRPDFSAAELETVTREGMHSYMRYWMEAFRLPKWTIEQIRERFYLDNTKMLDEAMAIGSGVIMVPGHLANWDSAGAWAADRYGGLTTVAERLKPEGLFDQFLEYRSRLGMEVMPLGDPNVVQSLARALQRGGMVALLGDRDLGGNGVEVDFLGGRATLPAGPALLGVLTGAPVLPIGLWYDGAKLRGHIYEPIVATPGKDRSTQIPQMTQQLAISLGQAIYEHPRDWHMMQKVWL, via the coding sequence ATGATTGCTGGTGATCAATTTCGTGATCGCGCAACTGAGGAAGCATTTCGCCTTGCCTGGTTCGCGAGTCGGCATCTGCCTGAGTCTGGGGTACGCGCGGCATTCAAGATGGCCGCGGATCAGACCTATCGACGCAATGGCCTTGGAGTGCAACGATTACGCATGAATCTGGGCCGCGTCCGCCCGGACTTCTCGGCCGCTGAACTGGAAACAGTCACGCGTGAGGGCATGCACAGCTACATGCGCTACTGGATGGAAGCCTTCCGCCTGCCCAAGTGGACAATTGAACAGATTCGAGAGCGCTTCTACCTCGACAACACCAAGATGCTTGATGAAGCCATGGCGATAGGTTCGGGCGTCATCATGGTTCCAGGCCATCTGGCCAATTGGGACTCGGCTGGAGCATGGGCTGCAGATCGTTACGGCGGGCTCACGACGGTTGCAGAACGACTCAAGCCTGAAGGCCTGTTTGATCAGTTTCTGGAGTATCGGAGCCGTCTGGGTATGGAAGTGATGCCCTTGGGTGATCCCAATGTTGTGCAATCACTGGCCCGCGCTCTCCAACGGGGCGGGATGGTCGCCTTGCTCGGAGATCGAGATCTCGGTGGCAACGGAGTTGAAGTCGACTTTCTTGGCGGACGAGCAACACTGCCAGCGGGTCCTGCGCTGCTCGGCGTGCTGACGGGCGCCCCAGTTCTTCCGATCGGGCTCTGGTACGACGGAGCAAAGCTGCGGGGGCATATATATGAGCCGATTGTGGCGACACCCGGCAAGGATCGCTCCACCCAGATTCCGCAGATGACACAGCAACTTGCGATCAGCCTTGGACAGGCGATCTATGAGCATCCAAGGGATTGGCACATGATGCAGAAGGTCTGGCTGTGA
- a CDS encoding CDP-alcohol phosphatidyltransferase family protein yields the protein MLNNPGARQLITAVLLPPAKFLLRIKVSPDAITVLGTVGVVLSALICFPNGRFILGSLLITAFTLTDLLDGTMARLAGTSGPWGNFLDATLDRVADAAIFAAFIWWALLNDQVGVGVAASLALVTGQVTSYAKARAEAVGATANVGIAERAERLIVVLFAAFLTGFGVPYVLPAALWLIGALGVITIVQRIVHVRGQLRA from the coding sequence ATGCTGAACAACCCCGGTGCGCGACAGTTGATCACCGCCGTCCTGCTACCGCCGGCCAAGTTCCTGCTGCGCATCAAGGTCTCGCCGGATGCCATCACTGTGCTTGGCACCGTGGGTGTGGTGCTCTCGGCTCTGATCTGCTTTCCCAATGGCCGTTTCATTCTCGGCTCCCTTCTCATCACCGCCTTCACATTGACTGATCTTCTCGACGGCACAATGGCTCGGCTGGCTGGAACGAGCGGGCCGTGGGGAAACTTTCTTGACGCAACTTTGGATCGTGTTGCCGATGCCGCAATCTTCGCGGCCTTCATCTGGTGGGCCCTGCTCAACGATCAAGTCGGTGTGGGTGTGGCGGCCAGTTTGGCCTTGGTGACTGGGCAAGTGACGTCCTACGCGAAGGCGCGAGCAGAGGCAGTTGGAGCCACGGCGAATGTCGGCATTGCTGAGCGAGCTGAACGACTCATCGTTGTGCTGTTTGCGGCATTCCTGACTGGCTTCGGTGTGCCCTATGTGTTGCCTGCTGCACTATGGCTCATCGGCGCTCTAGGCGTTATCACCATCGTGCAGAGAATCGTGCATGTGCGTGGGCAGTTGCGCGCATGA